GCGGCAGACATCGCAGATACACGGTCTTCCTCCACGCCCTGCTGCAGGGCAGACGCCATGATCAACCCGTCCACCGAAACGATGGCGGAGGCTTCGATATCGGGCGCAGCGGCTTGCATGGTGCGGAGCCGTTCCACGAGTTGTTCAGCGCGGGATGGTGCCATAAATTGTTCTCCTGTGCATATATTGAACGGCTAGAGTTTACCAGAAAAACCTTCAATCGAGAATTGCCTCGCATTTACAATCACTGATCGATGTGCCTATAAGAGATGAAATTTGACCATGACCCGCCTTCATGTTAAACTTACCGATTGCCATGCACGCATTCTTGTTGCTGCTCGCCCTCTTTTTCCAGGATCCATCCGTCGCGTTGACCTCACCCAAACCCGGCGAAGCTTTGCGAGGTTTGATTGAAATCCAGGGTAGGATGGATGCACCGGATTTTTCATCTGCGGAACTGGCGTTTACCTTTGCCCCCTCCGCCTCTGACCCCGCCGCTGGCTGGTTCATCATCCGCACCTTTTCCCAGCCGGCGACAAATCCCGTGATTGCCGAGTGGGACACCACCGCAGTCACCGACGGGGATTACACCTTGCGCCTGCGCGTGTATTTGAAGGACGGTTCCTATCAGGATGTGTTGGTCGATGATTTGAAGATTCTCAATAACGAGCCAACTCCCACTCCGGTTCCTCCACCTACTCTTGCCGATTTCGCCTTCCAACCCCTCGACCAGCAGCCTGATTTTGAAATTGAATTTACCCCAACGCCATCTATCGCGCTTTCCACCATCACGCCTTTGCCGGTCAATTCCGCATCATTGAGTCCTACGTCCATCACTGCCGTCTTCTGGAAGGGCGCGCTCGCCGTAATCGTGCTTTATGCTTTCTTTTCACTCCTCCTTCGACTACGAAAGAACTGATCCAACGTTAATTGCATATTCCTGATAACGTTACATTTAATCTGAAATCTGACACTTGGAACTTTCTCATGACCGACCCCTACCTCCTCATTGGTCTCGGCAACCCGGGACGCGAATACAAGGACACCCGCCATAATATCGGTTTCATGCTCATCGACCACATCGCCGAACGGATAGGCGCGCGCGGGATGAAAGTGCAGTCGAAAGCCATTGTGACATCCGGGCTTCATGAAGAACACAAACTCATCCTTGCCAAGCCGCAGACCTACATGAATCTCTCAGGTCATTCTGTGCAAGGCTTGCTGCATTTCTATAAGATCCCGCATTCGAATCTGCTTGTTGCTCACGACGACCTGGATATTCCCTTCGGCACGATCCGCATCCGCCCCACAGGCGGACCGGGCGGCCAGCGCGGCATGGTGAATACGATTGAATTGCTTGGCACAAAGGATTTCCCGCGCCTGCGCCTTGGCATTGGCCGTCCCCCCGGGCGTATGGACCCCAGGGATTACGTTCTTCAAAACTTTTCAAAAGATGAATTGAAGATACTGCCCGAAATTATCTCCCGCGCTGCCGATGCCGCGCTCGAGTTTGTCATGAACGGCTTGAACGCGGCGATGAATAAATATAATGGCGAAATCAGGGAATAGGCAATAGGGAATGGGAAAAGGTTTCCTGTTTCACCATTCACCACTAAATTTTCACCCGTCATGCAGCAACTACTTGACCATCTCCGCAAACTCTCCCCATATCAGCACCTGCTGGGCGGACTAGGCGCGCGTAAACCCATCCCGGGTCTTGGCTTGCCGCGTTCCGTGCGCCTGCCTTTGCTGGCATCCTTTCATTCGGATACCGCTCGACCGATTCTATTAATCACAGACCGCGCAGACCATGCGCTTTCGATGTTCGATGAACTTGGCTTTTGGGTCAGATCACCGCGTTTTCTATTCGCCGAGCCGAATCCGCTTTTTTACGAAGATGCTGCCTGGGGCGTGACAACCCGTAGAGAACGCCTGCAAACGCTTACGGTACTAGCCACGTTTCACCTGCCATTTGCCTCAAAACCTGAATCTCCTCCAATCATCATTACCTCCGTCCGTTCGTTGATGACGCGCACCCTGCCCCGACGGGATTTCCTCAAGGCTTGTAAAAAACTATCAGCAGGCCAGACCAGCCAACCCGATGGTCTGATGCGCGAGTGGGCGCGAATCGGTTATCAGCGGGTGAACACCGTCCTCGAACCGGGCCAGTTCTCGCATCGCGGCGGCATCCTTGATGTTTGGGCGCCCACCGATCTGAATCCTGTGCGGCTTGATTTCTTTGGCGATGAAATAGAGACCATCCGTTCCTTTGATCCCGCTACTCAACGCACGCTGGGAAGTCTTGAGTCGATTCTTATCACCCCGGCGCGCGAATTCCTTGCGGAAGGGAATGATACTGAAACGGAACTCTCCGAATTTCACATCCCGCTTCTTCACAGCCAGGCTGCTTCCCTGTTGGATTATCTCCCTCAAAAAACACTTGTAGTGATCGACGATCTCAGTTTGATCGAAGTCATGGCGAACGAGGTCGAAGAACAGGCGGTCAGGTTTCGCGAAGAAAGCATTCGAGAAGGCATACTTTCTTTGGATTTCCCGGTTCCTTACAACCCATGGTCTGAGTTGTTTGACTTGCTGGAGGAATTCCCGCATCTTGAACTTGGGCGTTCCGCCGATGACGTGGATGAAACCCATTTCTCGTCAAATTTTGGACACGACGAGCGGTTCGGGGGCCGTCTCAAGCCGTTCATCGATTATCTGTCGCCAATAGTCGAACGCGGGGAGCAGGTCTTTATCGTTTCACGTCAGGCGCGGCGGTTGAACGAGTTATGGAACGAACACAATCCGGATTCGAATCCCGTCAACCTTGAATTTATCGAAGCCTCGCTCTCCGAAGGCTTTACATTAGCTCCCGCCGTGGAAGGTGAAATTGCTTGTATTCATCTCATCACCGACTCCGAGATCTTCGGCTGGGAACGCCCACAGCCCCGCGCGCGTCAGCGTCAGGCCGCGGATACACCCGAATCACTCTACGCCGATTTACAGGCGGGAGATTACGTTGTCCATGTCGATCATGGCATTGGGCGTTTTGCCGGGTTGATTCAACGGCAGTTGGACGGGCACGAACGGGAATATCTCACGGTCGAATACGAACGCGGAGACATTCTCTACGTTCCCGTTCACCAGGCGGATCGACTTACGCGTTACGTTGGCGCGGAGGGCGGCAAACCGTCGCTTGATAATCTTGGCGGGCAGGCGTGGGCGGAAACCAAATCGCGTGTCAAAGAGGCAGTACAGAAAGTTGCAGAGGATTTGCTTGACCTGTATGCGCGTCGTCAGGTGGTGGAAGGCTTTGCCTTTTCGCCAGACTCTGCCTGGCAAAAGGAACTTGAAGATAGTTTTCCCTACGTCGAAACGGAAGATCAAAAACGCGCCATTGCCGATATTAAACGCGATATGGAACGACTGCGCCCGATGGACCGACTCTTGTGCGGGGATGTAGGTTATGGAAAGACGGAGGTCGCACTACGCGCCGCCTTCAAAGCTGTGATGAGCGGCAAACAGGTGGCCGTTCTTGTGCCGACGACCGTTTTGGCTCAGCAGCATTACGAAACTTTTTCGCAGCGCCTTGCCGCCTTTCCCGTCAAAGTGGAAATGCTCTCACGCTTCCGGACTCCGCGCGAACAGACCGAGATCCTGCATCAACTTGCCAGCGGCGAATTGGATATCGTCATCGGGACGCATCGCCTCATTTCATCCGATGTCGTATTCAAGGATCTGGGCTTGGTCGTCATCGACGAAGAGCAGCGTTTTGGCGTGACCCACAAGGAGCATCTCAAGAAACTGCGTACCGAAGTGGACGTGCTGACGCTCACCGCCACGCCGATCCCGCGCACGTTATACATGGCATTGACCGGCGTTCGCGATATTTCGAACCTGAATACGCCGCCCGAGGAACGTCTGCCCATCGTCACGCATGTAGGGCCGTATTCCTCTCGCCTGGTGCGGCAGGCCGTTCTGCGCGAACTGGAGCGCGGCGGGCAGATCTTTTACGTCCACAACCGCGTGCAGACCATCGACGCGATGAAGGCGCATCTGGAAAAACTTGTACCCGAGGCGCGGATCGATATCGGTCATGGACAGATGCCCGAGAATCAATTATCCCAGGTCATGCACCGGTTCGGCAATGCGGAGATCGATATCCTGTTATCCACCACGATCGTCGAATCCGGTTTGGACATCCCCAATGCCAATACCTTGATTGTGGACCGCGCCGACACCTTTGGTCTGGCTCAACTTTATCAATTGCGCGGGCGGGTGGGGCGCGGAGCGATGCGCGCGTACGCATATTTTTTCCGCCATAAGAAACTTGTGCCCACGCTGGAAGGACAGCAGCGACTTGAAGTCATTGCCGAGAACACACAGCTTGGTTCGGGATATTCCATCGCCATGCGCGACCTTGAGATTCGCGGCGCAGGCGAACTGCTCGGCACACGCCAGCATGGATTTATTCAGGCGGTCGGGTTTCATCTGTACACCAGAATGCTTGCTGATGCGGTCAGGAAATTGAGAAGAATTGCCTCTGATATGTTGAAAGTGGAAAGTGGAAAATTAGACGGCGCACTATCCACTTTCCACTTTCCATTGTCCATACCTGTCAATGTCGATCTTCCGCTTGCTGTCGGAATTCCTGTGCACTATATTCCGGATCAGGATTTGCGCCTGCGGCTCTACCGCCGCCTCGCCGATCTCCGTGACGAGACCGAACTCGACGCCCTCGGCTCGGAATTCCGCGATCGATTTGGTCAACTCCCGGAGATGACTCAAAACCTTCTTTACCAGATGCGCGTGAAGTTGCGTGCTGAAAAAATCGGACTGACATCGGTGGGATGGGAATCAGGGCAGATCCTGCTCAAATACTCCGCGCCAGGTGACGGGTCTGATGCGAGGCGTCTGCCGGACCTTCCGAACGGTGTGAGAGGCGGCAAAGCCTCCTATTGGATTTCCATTTCGAAGGAAGAAGTCTGGACTGCGAAATTACTCGATGTGCTGGCGGTTCTTGGCAACGGAACATAAACCCAATCATCGTGTTTTAAACGACATATTGTGAAAAGGAGAGAGAGATGAAGAGGCTGTATGTAATCTTAGTTATATTGTCTGCGTTAATTGGCGCGTGCAGCGGGGGGCAGCCCGCGCAGGATGTCGATGCGGTCGTGCAAGCTACGTTTCAGGCGCTGACCGCTCAGGCTCCCCAAGCCACGCCTTCAGCAGCGACCGGCAGTATCTCAGGCCAACTGTCATTCCCTTCGGAAGGTATTCCACCTCTGCTTGTTGTTGCGTTTAACACATCAACCGGGCAGTATTATTGGGTACAGACCGTTCAAGACCAAACCACCTACCAGATCGACGGTTTGCCGCCTGGAAAATATACAGTGTTCGCCTACGTCCTGCCGGACGGGAAATTGGTCGGGGCATACGATCAATTTTATGTATGTGGATTACAGCAAAGTTGCACCGATCTTTCTCTGATCGAAGTCGATGTGCAGGCTGGGATCGTAACTCCCAACATCAACCCCGGCGATTGGTATAACGATCCGACGCAATGGCCCTCCATGCCGAACGACCCGAGCATTCCCAATTTGGGCGTTGGTGGAGAGTCGGCAGGCACAGGAGGCATTGCGGGACAGTTGAGCTACCCTTCAAGTTTTATCCCTTCGATGACAGTGGTGGCGTTCGACATTAACAGCGCGAATTATCGTTACATAATCACCAACGAGAATTCATCCACCTATCAGATCGATGACCTTGCGCCCGGCTCTTATTTTGTGGTCGCATATCCCAATAACGATTCCTCGTATCCGGGCGGATACTCGGCGGCGGTCCCATGCGGACTATCCGCCAGCTGCACAGATCACAGCCTGATTCCAGTTGAAGTTAAAAGCGGCGAAGTGACTCAGGGAATCAACCCCGGGGATTTCTACGCCCCGTCTGGAACATTCCCCCCGTCTCCGGCTCCCTGACGTGCCGAACCCGGATTCGGTTTTCTGAAAGATTTTCCTCCCCGATAGTTTGGCGTTAAAGGTGACGGTCACTTCGAAAGTGACCGTCACCTGATTTCGTCATTGATACGAACTGCAATCCAAATCTTCTTTCAGATCCATAATCGCCATGTCTTTCTGAGGTGAACCGGGCGCTGTTTCAGATAACCTGTCCAACGCGCCGCAAAGGCTGGGTTCCAGCCCGGCGGTGACACGGTTTGCGAATTTAGTCATTTCTTTCACTCGATCCCAATCCCCGGTATGACCGAAACCTTCGAGAAAAGGAATGTATTCGAAGCCGTTATCCGGACGTTCGCCGTTTGCTTCGGCATCGTTCCACAAACGGACGATCTCATCCCAATTCTGATATTGACGGGCAAGGTCGGCTTTCTGGAAGTAATAGCACCATGATTCGGTGTCGGCTTTTCCGTAAATTTCTTCGGGAGGATTGGGGGCATCTCCGGAACCTTGCCCGATCAGGGAAATATCCGAGTTGGCGGCAAGCCTTTTTACATCGTCGCTGACGAGGCGCAGATTTGCATCCTGTGGTTGTAGAATCCACATGCAGCGCTTAAGTTCGGGGTTGAAATCCACCAGGAGCATTTGGCTGCTGCTCCCATTGAATTGCATTGTTAACTTAGTGTATTCTAGTGGAGCGCCTTGCAACAAGTCGTCTATGTTCGGATTGGTGTAATAGAAGGGAAAATACCAATAGGGCGGCGAGTTTCCAAAACCGGAAGCTTGGTAGGTCGTGTTGATCGAGAACGAAACCGCATACTCTCCCATCATTCCCATCACCTCCTGGTCGGTGAGGATGGCCGTACCGGGCTGGATGAAAGGCGCGCGCCAGATAATTTGCTGGGCGAACCGTTCCTGTTTTTCCCACGAATATTGGAATTCCTTTGTATTGTCCAGATGAAAATTGACCGACAATGCCAGCAAAAAAGCAAGAAAAATGTTCCGCTTGTTTTTTTCGGAGATGAACGTATCGGCGAGCAGGAAGGTTAGAAGCGCTGCGCCAAACATCGCCGGGATTCCGAAGCGGGAAGCGGAAAGCAGGTTCTTGCTTTCGACGATGGAACGTCCGATGAACCAGATGGGCAGCCCGCCGGTCATCAACGCGAATATGGAAAGAATCATCGAGTCTTTCCGCCATTCTGGGTTTTTCGTTTCATCCTGATTCGGAAAAAGATTGCGGAGATAATAGAATACCAATGCAAAGGTCGACAGGCAGATGATGATTTTGAATTGGACGAACGGGGATGAGATGTTTAGCAGGTTTGCGTCGAAGGCTTTGCCCCAGCCAAGAGTCATTACGGAAATTGAATCTGATATGAAGGCATTAAGAAGAAAGACAAGCGCGTTCACCGGTTCCTTGAACAACTGGAGGAAGATGACCGGTTCGTTGCGGGTCACGCTTTCGGGATTTTGATACAGGACGATGCGCCAGTAAAAGAATGCTGCAAGGACGAGCAGATAGGGAAGCCAGTTCAGGAAAACGCGGAATATTTTTTTGTTCGTTTTATTATCAGCTCGCGAAACCAGAATCCAAAGGATGACGATGCGGATCAGTTCCAACCCCGAAAAATATTCACTGGTAAAAAGATGCGCCGCTTCAAGGATAAGCCCGCCGCCTACATACAACCATTTTCGACGGGTGCCATCCTGAAACCCCATGATCATCAACAAGAGGGAGATGTTAAATACGAGAAACCCGAACCAATGATGGGTGGATCCCACGGCAAAGGGCTGGAGCATGAAGAACGGGAATACGGCGAAAAGAAACGACGTGGCGATTACTTCCCTTTTATTTCCGGGCCACATCCTTCGCAGGAACAGCCAGAATGCTACGACGGTTCCGAAGCGCATGAGCAGGGAAAAGATATGCCAGGCGACCGGGTTGAATCCCAGTAAACGGAAGGCGAGCATGTACAACCAGGCGGCGTTCGGGCGGCTGTCGTAAACCAGCATTTCGCTCAGGCTGTCGATGCCTTTGAGGTTGGCGTAGAACACATAGGGCCAGTCGTCCATGTAAAAGCCGAGGCGGGGGATCAGCAGCCCGAAACTGATCACGCAAAGAATGAAGAACGCCAGAGGCGCACTGACCTCGGTAAATTCGCGGTTCTTGATTTTATTCAGAAAGGTGTTCATGGTGCGGCAGGCGCTGCCGGGCGGTTATCATAGGATTCAAGAAGATAATCGTACTGACCCGTGTTCATTTTCCAAATGGCTTCCCATCTTGCGGTTGAAAAGAGTGGTCCTTCTATGATCAACCATAAATGCATGTAATACTCTCCCAGGTCCTGGTATTCGAACATATTCTGGCCGCTTCGAATGGTTTCGAGGTAACCGTTCGGGACATCGCGTACGAAATGACCTGGAATCCAGTGCTCGTTTGGAACCGGGCGCAGACGCGCGAGAAGCGGGTCGCTCAATGCAAGCGGATCGACGATGAACAATTGCGGTCCGGCGAAATAACCGGTATAGCCGATCGTCGGTTCGATGAGATAATTCTTTTTTGATCCCCTGAACATCAAGCCGCGCGCCACCCACTCGTGATTTGGCTTTGGATAATTATTGCGCGCGAAGATCAAACCGGAGGTCTGGAAGTAGTAACTCCGGAGGTCGTAGATGCCATGCGGGTCGGTCCGCCCGGTGGAAAAGGTCGAGTCGTCCACGCTGGTAAGGGTAGGGGTGGGTGAGGCGAAACCCATGGCGACGATCAGCATGAAAGCGACCAGGGATTCTGTCGGATCCAGGTCCGTCATTTGCCTTCCGAGAAGGATCACGCCGACCAGCAATGCGCCGGAGAAGAATCGCCCGCTCATGTAATCGCCGCCGATCCAGATCAGATAAAGAATGTATAGAACAACGCCGAATGCGACCATTTTGTCCTTCGAGGCGCCTTTGTAGAACGCCAGCCCTGTCCCGGCAAAAACCGTCAATAGCGTGATGGGATCCCAGGTGATCGAATTCAGCAGGTAGATAAAACCGGTTTCGATCAGTTCGCCCCTGCCCAACCCGGTATAAAGTTTGGCATAGGCGGTATTCGGGAAGGGAAAACCGTAATAAATGACTGCGAAAATTTCCCAAATGATGAAGGGTAAAAAGCCGAGCAGGATATTCCTGACCGTTCCGGCTTTCCTGTTTTGGATGAACACCCACAACAAAGCGGGCACGAAGAAAAGCACGGTATCCATTCGGTTGAGGGTCGCAAGTCCGGCGATCAGGCTGAGGAGGAAAACCGACCTGCCCTGCATAAAATTTTCATCCGCCCCCTGGAGGAACAGAAATAAAAAGAGTGCGAGCAATAAGTGAGTGAGTGGATTTTCCAGCCCTGAAGAAGAAAAGTCAATGAAAGCCTTCGAAAATATCAGGATCGTCAGGACGACAAGGCTTCCGAGGGTCTGTCTTTTGAACTGGGCGGCGGTGAAGTAAAACGTCGCCAGTGAAATGGCGAAACTCAGAAAGATCAGCGTGTAGAACGCTTCGCGGGTGAAAAAATAGATTCCTGTAACAAGGATCAGCCAGAGCGGGTGCGTGAATGTCTGCACCCGCTCCGCCACGTTCCAGCGCAAACCGTATCCGTTGACGAAATTGTCCACCGTCCGCATGGTGATGTAGGCGTCTTCATTCACATAGGCGGAACGAAGCAATATGACAATATAAACTGCAAAGATCAGGATCAGCAGAGCGTTGATGTTTCGAAGGGAAATGGAATTCTCTTTGAGCATGACGAATATTTTATCCCAACCGCGAATTTTCTGGCGTTTCCACAGCCTTTGGAGTAGAATACAGAACATCCGTTCCCTTTTTCAAATATCCTATGGAATTCAAACTTCAAGCACCCTTTCAACCCATGGGCGACCAGCCCGAAGCCATCCGCGGTCTTGTGGACGGCGTGAAGCGTGGACTCAAGCACCAGGTCCTGCTTGGCGCGACCGGTACGGGCAAAACCTTCACCATTGCGTCCGTCATCCAGGAATTGCAGAAGCCCGCGCTCATCATGGCGCACAACAAGACCCTGGCGGCGCAGTTGTATGCAGAGTTCCGCGATTTCTTCCCGCAGAACGCCGTTTCGTATTTCGTTTCCTACTACGATTACTACCAACCGGAGGCGTACGTCCCGAGGCACGACCTGTACATCGAAAAAGAAACCGAGATCAACGAAGAGATCGAGCGCCTGCGCCTTGCCGCAACAACGGCGCTAATTTCGCGGCGGGACGTTATCATCGTCGCTTCGGTTTCTTGTATTTACGGTTTAGGCTCGCCGGAAGAATTCGGCAAGGGGACGGTGACTCTCAAGGTCGGCGAAATCTATCGAAGGAATGCGCTCCTGCGTCAATTGATCGAGAGTCAGTATCAACGCAACGACATGGAGCTTCGTCCCGGCACCTTCCGCGTGCGGGGAGACACATTGGAGATCGTCCCGGCATATGAGGATAAACGCGGTTACAAGATCACCTTCTTTGGAGATGAGGTCGAGCGCATCATGCAATTCAGCCCGTTGACGGGGGAAATCTTCGAGGAGCCACAGGAAATCTCGATCTATCCCGCCAAGCAGTACTTGACAGACTCGGACCGGATGAAGGAATCCATCCGGAACATCGAGAAGGAGCTCGAAGACCGGCTGGCTTTGTTCAAAAGCGAGGGGAAATTCCTGGAAGCGCAAAGATTGGAACAGCGCGCCCGGTACGATCTCGAAATGCTGAAAGAGGTGGGATATTGCTCCGGCATTGAAAACTATTCCCGTCATCTGGATGGACGCGCCCCCGGCTCGCATCCTTGGACGATGATCGATTTCCTGCCGAGCGATTATTTGCTGGTCATCGACGAGAGTCACATGACCGTTCCGCAAATCCGCGGCATGTACAACGGGGACCGCGCGCGCAAAGAGACGCTCGTCGAATATGGCTTCCGTTTGCCGTCCGCGCTCGATAATCGTCCGCTCAAGTTCGATGAGTTCGAAGAAGTGATGGGCGC
This portion of the Anaerolineales bacterium genome encodes:
- a CDS encoding aminoacyl-tRNA hydrolase; protein product: MTDPYLLIGLGNPGREYKDTRHNIGFMLIDHIAERIGARGMKVQSKAIVTSGLHEEHKLILAKPQTYMNLSGHSVQGLLHFYKIPHSNLLVAHDDLDIPFGTIRIRPTGGPGGQRGMVNTIELLGTKDFPRLRLGIGRPPGRMDPRDYVLQNFSKDELKILPEIISRAADAALEFVMNGLNAAMNKYNGEIRE
- the mfd gene encoding transcription-repair coupling factor, yielding MQQLLDHLRKLSPYQHLLGGLGARKPIPGLGLPRSVRLPLLASFHSDTARPILLITDRADHALSMFDELGFWVRSPRFLFAEPNPLFYEDAAWGVTTRRERLQTLTVLATFHLPFASKPESPPIIITSVRSLMTRTLPRRDFLKACKKLSAGQTSQPDGLMREWARIGYQRVNTVLEPGQFSHRGGILDVWAPTDLNPVRLDFFGDEIETIRSFDPATQRTLGSLESILITPAREFLAEGNDTETELSEFHIPLLHSQAASLLDYLPQKTLVVIDDLSLIEVMANEVEEQAVRFREESIREGILSLDFPVPYNPWSELFDLLEEFPHLELGRSADDVDETHFSSNFGHDERFGGRLKPFIDYLSPIVERGEQVFIVSRQARRLNELWNEHNPDSNPVNLEFIEASLSEGFTLAPAVEGEIACIHLITDSEIFGWERPQPRARQRQAADTPESLYADLQAGDYVVHVDHGIGRFAGLIQRQLDGHEREYLTVEYERGDILYVPVHQADRLTRYVGAEGGKPSLDNLGGQAWAETKSRVKEAVQKVAEDLLDLYARRQVVEGFAFSPDSAWQKELEDSFPYVETEDQKRAIADIKRDMERLRPMDRLLCGDVGYGKTEVALRAAFKAVMSGKQVAVLVPTTVLAQQHYETFSQRLAAFPVKVEMLSRFRTPREQTEILHQLASGELDIVIGTHRLISSDVVFKDLGLVVIDEEQRFGVTHKEHLKKLRTEVDVLTLTATPIPRTLYMALTGVRDISNLNTPPEERLPIVTHVGPYSSRLVRQAVLRELERGGQIFYVHNRVQTIDAMKAHLEKLVPEARIDIGHGQMPENQLSQVMHRFGNAEIDILLSTTIVESGLDIPNANTLIVDRADTFGLAQLYQLRGRVGRGAMRAYAYFFRHKKLVPTLEGQQRLEVIAENTQLGSGYSIAMRDLEIRGAGELLGTRQHGFIQAVGFHLYTRMLADAVRKLRRIASDMLKVESGKLDGALSTFHFPLSIPVNVDLPLAVGIPVHYIPDQDLRLRLYRRLADLRDETELDALGSEFRDRFGQLPEMTQNLLYQMRVKLRAEKIGLTSVGWESGQILLKYSAPGDGSDARRLPDLPNGVRGGKASYWISISKEEVWTAKLLDVLAVLGNGT
- the uvrB gene encoding excinuclease ABC subunit UvrB; this encodes MEFKLQAPFQPMGDQPEAIRGLVDGVKRGLKHQVLLGATGTGKTFTIASVIQELQKPALIMAHNKTLAAQLYAEFRDFFPQNAVSYFVSYYDYYQPEAYVPRHDLYIEKETEINEEIERLRLAATTALISRRDVIIVASVSCIYGLGSPEEFGKGTVTLKVGEIYRRNALLRQLIESQYQRNDMELRPGTFRVRGDTLEIVPAYEDKRGYKITFFGDEVERIMQFSPLTGEIFEEPQEISIYPAKQYLTDSDRMKESIRNIEKELEDRLALFKSEGKFLEAQRLEQRARYDLEMLKEVGYCSGIENYSRHLDGRAPGSHPWTMIDFLPSDYLLVIDESHMTVPQIRGMYNGDRARKETLVEYGFRLPSALDNRPLKFDEFEEVMGATIYTSATPGEYETKNAQQVVEQIIRPTGLVDPEVLVRPVKGQVDDLVGEIKGRVERGERVLVTTLTKRMAEDLTKYMSELGVKVQYLHSEVETLERVGILRDLRLGNFDVLVGINLLREGLDLPEVSLVAILDADKEGFLRSDTALIQTIGRAARNVNGRVIMYADKMTDSMKRAIDETNRRRAKQIKYNEEKGIVPFSISKAIHDLTEDVSSRAVGEAKGEYKVKGRESMPRNELRQIVHEMEKQMKEAAKNLEFERAAALRDELYELKSLLAEDESLKPWERIKLLSGEEE